Proteins encoded together in one uncultured Desulfosarcina sp. window:
- a CDS encoding Rnf-Nqr domain containing protein gives MSYLIDILLIALGAALINNFVLHYFVGICPFIGVSRRVSMAFGMGAAVTFVITIAAFISWTITTFVLMPGAPLTRWIAGLFMPAEAAAGVDLTILCYIVYIFAISSSVQFVEMYVRRFFPTLYKAFGVFLPLITTNCAILFACLTIMANVVGVDNPADRWDLGQSLTLAFFGGVGFTIAIVIMAGIREELELCDVPAPFRGAAITLVVGGILAMAFMGFTGVDSGLRDALTRKPAATEQQSLMQTADPVEDLVQRIAEESCPG, from the coding sequence ATGAGTTATCTTATCGATATCCTGCTTATCGCTCTGGGCGCGGCATTGATCAACAACTTCGTGCTCCATTATTTCGTGGGCATCTGCCCGTTCATCGGTGTTTCCCGCCGTGTGAGCATGGCCTTCGGCATGGGCGCGGCGGTGACTTTCGTCATCACCATTGCCGCTTTCATTTCCTGGACGATCACCACCTTCGTACTGATGCCCGGCGCACCGCTGACCCGCTGGATCGCCGGTTTGTTCATGCCAGCCGAGGCCGCCGCCGGCGTAGACCTGACGATCTTATGCTATATCGTCTATATCTTCGCCATCAGTTCTTCGGTGCAGTTCGTAGAAATGTACGTGCGCCGGTTCTTTCCCACGCTGTACAAGGCTTTCGGCGTTTTTCTGCCCCTGATCACCACCAACTGCGCCATCCTGTTCGCCTGCCTGACCATCATGGCCAACGTAGTTGGGGTGGATAATCCGGCCGACCGCTGGGATCTGGGGCAGTCCCTGACCCTGGCCTTTTTCGGCGGCGTCGGTTTCACCATTGCCATTGTCATCATGGCCGGTATTCGGGAAGAGTTGGAGTTGTGCGACGTGCCGGCGCCATTTCGCGGTGCGGCCATCACCCTGGTTGTCGGCGGCATACTGGCCATGGCCTTCATGGGCTTCACCGGTGTCGATTCGGGTCTCAGGGATGCCCTGACCCGCAAACCGGCGGCAACGGAGCAGCAGTCCCTTATGCAGACCGCGGACCCGGTCGAGGATCTTGTTCAACGAATCGCGGAGGAATCATGTCCTGGGTAA
- a CDS encoding RnfABCDGE type electron transport complex subunit B, which translates to MSWVIVGLAAGTMLAMALVLSFVLGWANRAFHVEVDPRVDAAIDALPGANCGGCGYVGCGEYAEAIVLDNAPVNKCTVGGESVMEALAAVMGVEATASYPWRPVVHCGAHADDRLGRTEYHGEQRCATANLVTDIQGCIYGCLGFGDCTRACNFDAIHVIDGLARVDYEKCVGCGACAKACPRNIITLAPFKKERILVVECSNLDTGKDVKSVCKVGCIGCKACERASGGVLCMTNNLSTIDYSTYDPDDMDACLLAVEKCPRNRLVFVGKPSAEDIAAVADEELPEVVKPDFKTTVDDTEWRG; encoded by the coding sequence ATGTCCTGGGTAATCGTCGGCCTGGCCGCAGGCACTATGCTGGCCATGGCCCTGGTACTTTCGTTCGTTCTGGGATGGGCCAATCGGGCCTTTCATGTGGAAGTGGATCCGCGGGTGGATGCCGCTATTGACGCGCTGCCCGGCGCCAATTGCGGCGGATGCGGATACGTGGGCTGCGGAGAATACGCCGAAGCCATCGTTTTGGACAATGCGCCCGTCAACAAATGCACCGTGGGCGGCGAAAGCGTCATGGAGGCGCTGGCGGCGGTCATGGGAGTGGAAGCAACGGCCAGTTATCCCTGGCGGCCGGTGGTGCACTGCGGTGCTCATGCCGACGACCGGCTGGGACGCACCGAGTACCATGGGGAGCAGCGCTGCGCGACGGCCAACCTGGTAACCGACATTCAGGGATGTATTTACGGATGCCTCGGGTTCGGCGATTGTACGCGGGCCTGTAATTTCGACGCCATCCACGTGATCGACGGCCTGGCCCGGGTGGACTACGAAAAGTGCGTCGGCTGCGGAGCCTGCGCCAAGGCCTGCCCGCGCAACATCATCACCCTGGCGCCTTTCAAAAAGGAGCGCATATTGGTGGTGGAGTGCTCCAACCTGGATACGGGCAAGGATGTCAAGTCCGTTTGCAAGGTGGGTTGCATCGGCTGCAAGGCGTGCGAGCGGGCGTCCGGCGGGGTACTCTGCATGACGAACAACCTGTCGACCATCGACTACAGCACCTACGATCCGGACGATATGGACGCATGTCTGCTGGCTGTCGAGAAGTGCCCCCGAAACCGTCTGGTTTTCGTGGGCAAACCTTCCGCAGAAGACATCGCCGCCGTGGCCGACGAAGAACTGCCCGAAGTGGTCAAGCCGGATTTCAAGACCACGGTGGACGATACGGAGTGGCGCGGGTAG
- the gdhA gene encoding NADP-specific glutamate dehydrogenase: MPDILKTIEARDPVEKEFHQAVHEVIESVKPVLDRNPEYRHSAILERITEPERVIMFRVPWMDDQGMAHVNRGFRIEMNSAIGPYKGGLRFHPSVNLSILKFLAFEQVFKNALTTLSMGGGKGGSDFDPKGKSDNEVMRFCQSFMAELFRHIGPNTDIPAGDIGVGAREIGFLFGMYKKLRNEFTGVLTGKSLGWGGSLVRPEATGYGSVYFAAEMLATKEENLKGKTCLVSGSGNVAQYTVEKLLDMGGKVVTLSDSSGFIYDEEGIDRDKLDYVKRLKNLRRGRIQEYIDKYSAAEYTEADSTLDHNPLWDRPADCAFPSATQNEINGKDADNLIRNGVKLVCEGANMPCTPEAIDRFLDQQLLYAPGKAANAGGVAVSGLEMAQNSMRLNWTREEVDERLQIIMKSIHQTCLDASAEYGDPGNYFIGANIAGFVKVVNAMLDQGLV; this comes from the coding sequence ATGCCGGACATCCTGAAAACGATTGAAGCCAGAGATCCTGTCGAAAAAGAATTCCACCAGGCCGTTCACGAAGTCATCGAATCGGTGAAGCCGGTTCTGGACCGCAATCCCGAGTACCGTCACAGTGCGATCCTGGAAAGGATCACGGAACCCGAACGTGTCATCATGTTCAGGGTCCCTTGGATGGACGACCAGGGCATGGCCCATGTCAATCGAGGCTTTCGAATCGAAATGAACAGCGCCATCGGGCCTTACAAGGGCGGTCTTCGTTTTCATCCTTCCGTCAACCTTAGTATTCTCAAATTTTTGGCCTTCGAACAGGTGTTTAAAAATGCCCTGACGACCCTGTCCATGGGCGGCGGCAAAGGCGGCTCCGATTTCGATCCCAAAGGGAAATCGGATAACGAGGTCATGCGTTTCTGCCAGAGCTTCATGGCGGAACTGTTCCGCCACATCGGTCCCAACACCGACATCCCGGCTGGAGACATTGGCGTAGGGGCTCGAGAAATCGGCTTTCTTTTCGGCATGTATAAAAAACTGCGCAACGAATTCACCGGGGTTCTCACCGGTAAGAGCCTGGGATGGGGAGGCAGCCTGGTCCGCCCCGAAGCAACCGGTTATGGCTCCGTCTACTTCGCCGCCGAAATGCTGGCCACCAAAGAGGAGAATCTCAAAGGCAAGACCTGCCTGGTTTCCGGCTCCGGCAACGTCGCCCAATACACAGTTGAAAAGTTGCTCGATATGGGCGGCAAAGTAGTGACCCTCTCGGACTCTTCCGGCTTCATCTATGATGAGGAGGGTATTGATCGCGACAAACTGGATTACGTCAAACGTCTCAAAAACTTGAGAAGAGGAAGAATCCAGGAGTATATCGACAAATACTCCGCTGCGGAGTATACCGAAGCGGATTCCACGCTGGACCACAACCCGTTATGGGATCGTCCGGCCGATTGCGCATTCCCCAGTGCCACGCAAAACGAAATCAACGGCAAGGATGCCGACAATCTGATCCGCAACGGCGTCAAGTTGGTATGCGAGGGGGCCAATATGCCTTGCACTCCTGAAGCGATCGATCGTTTTTTGGATCAGCAGCTGCTTTATGCGCCGGGAAAAGCGGCCAATGCCGGCGGGGTAGCGGTTTCCGGTCTCGAAATGGCCCAAAACAGCATGCGGCTCAACTGGACCCGCGAAGAAGTGGATGAACGCCTTCAAATCATCATGAAAAGCATCCATCAAACATGCCTGGATGCATCGGCAGAATACGGAGATCCGGGCAACTATTTCATCGGCGCCAATATTGCCGGCTTTGTCAAGGTTGTCAACGCCATGCTCGACCAGGGATTGGTTTAG